Proteins from a genomic interval of Phenylobacterium sp. LH3H17:
- a CDS encoding electron transfer flavoprotein subunit beta/FixA family protein has translation MKVLVPVKRVIDYNVKARVKSDQSGVDLANVKMSMNPFCEIAVEEAVRQKEKGAVTEVVAVSIGPVQAQETLRTALAMGADRAILIQTDQDFEPLTVAKLLKAVIAEESPDAVIMGKQAIDGDNNATGQMLAAILDWPQATFASAVELSAGKAKVTREVDGGLQTLEVSLPAIITADLRLNEPRYASLPNIMKAKKKPLDVKEAGSLGVDLKQHLKVLKVTEPAKRAGGIKVETAADLVSNLKTAGVL, from the coding sequence ATGAAGGTGTTGGTCCCGGTTAAACGGGTGATTGATTATAACGTGAAGGCCAGGGTGAAGTCCGACCAGTCGGGCGTCGACCTCGCCAACGTCAAGATGTCCATGAATCCCTTCTGCGAGATCGCGGTCGAAGAGGCCGTTCGTCAGAAGGAAAAGGGCGCTGTGACCGAGGTGGTCGCCGTCTCCATCGGCCCGGTCCAGGCGCAGGAAACCCTGCGCACGGCCCTGGCCATGGGCGCGGACCGCGCGATCCTGATCCAGACCGACCAGGATTTCGAGCCCCTCACCGTCGCCAAGCTGCTCAAGGCGGTGATCGCCGAGGAGAGCCCCGATGCGGTGATCATGGGCAAGCAGGCCATCGACGGCGACAACAACGCCACCGGCCAGATGCTGGCGGCCATCCTCGACTGGCCCCAGGCGACCTTCGCCTCGGCCGTCGAGCTTTCGGCCGGCAAGGCCAAGGTGACCCGCGAGGTCGATGGCGGACTGCAGACCCTCGAGGTCTCGCTGCCCGCGATCATCACGGCCGACCTGCGCCTCAACGAGCCGCGCTACGCCTCGCTGCCGAACATCATGAAGGCCAAGAAGAAGCCGCTCGACGTCAAGGAGGCCGGCTCGCTCGGCGTCGACCTCAAGCAGCACCTTAAGGTCCTCAAGGTGACCGAGCCCGCCAAGCGGGCCGGCGGTATCAAGGTCGAGACCGCCGCCGACCTCGTCTCCAACCTGAAGACCGCGGGGGTCCTCTAA
- a CDS encoding twin transmembrane helix small protein, with translation MNTFFQYLIPISLVAVTVTLFIGLYALFRGGDFGRSYSNKLMRLRVLLQAVAVAVLVAAVWWRHNAGG, from the coding sequence ATGAACACTTTCTTCCAGTATCTCATCCCCATCAGCCTGGTCGCGGTGACGGTGACCCTGTTCATCGGCCTGTACGCCCTGTTCCGGGGCGGCGACTTCGGCCGGTCCTATTCCAATAAGCTGATGCGGCTGCGCGTGTTGCTACAGGCCGTCGCGGTCGCCGTTCTCGTGGCCGCCGTCTGGTGGCGCCACAACGCCGGCGGCTAG
- a CDS encoding TetR/AcrR family transcriptional regulator: MKHVSNAIEATGEAEVRVPTRRALAKQQTRAKVLAAARRLFSEAGYEGATIRDIAAEAGMSTGAVFANFTDKSDLFREIMVSDMQALTETMAEASSRGRTVEDALLRLFMAGYAFYKTQLPLARAAFSISWLPDQGPELRTLPPVNDIHELINDQLNLGVERGELSQEIEAKLRTQMLFDCYLANYPEAIFHGWSLEALQAKSRDQIRVILAGARRG, from the coding sequence ATGAAACACGTTTCCAACGCCATCGAAGCCACCGGCGAGGCCGAGGTCCGCGTTCCGACCCGTCGCGCCCTGGCCAAGCAGCAGACCCGCGCCAAGGTCCTGGCCGCCGCCCGGCGGCTGTTCTCCGAAGCCGGCTACGAAGGCGCCACCATCCGCGACATCGCCGCCGAGGCGGGCATGTCGACCGGAGCTGTGTTCGCCAACTTCACCGACAAATCGGACCTGTTCCGCGAGATCATGGTCAGCGACATGCAGGCCCTGACCGAGACCATGGCCGAGGCGAGCAGCCGCGGCCGCACGGTCGAGGACGCCCTGCTGCGCCTCTTCATGGCCGGCTACGCCTTCTACAAGACCCAGCTGCCGCTGGCCCGGGCGGCCTTCAGCATTTCCTGGCTGCCCGACCAAGGGCCGGAGTTGCGCACCCTCCCGCCGGTCAACGACATCCATGAGCTGATCAACGACCAGCTTAACCTGGGCGTCGAGCGCGGGGAGCTTTCGCAGGAGATCGAGGCCAAGCTGCGGACGCAGATGCTGTTCGATTGCTACTTGGCCAACTATCCGGAAGCCATCTTCCACGGCTGGAGCCTCGAGGCGCTGCAGGCCAAGTCCAGGGACCAGATCCGCGTGATCCTGGCCGGGGCCCGGCGAGGCTAG
- a CDS encoding electron transfer flavoprotein subunit alpha/FixB family protein, which yields MAVLVIADHDNASLKDNTHKTVTAALALSGDVDVLVAGAGAKGVADAAAKIAGVRKVLLAESDELGQGLAEAVEAVVVPLMANYDAVLTPATSQGKNFSPRVAAKLDVAQISEIVEVVDASTFVHPIYAGNALETVQSSDAKKVITVRPTAFKAAAEGGSASVETISAGSGAAKTKFVDQQLVKSERPELAGAKIVVSGGRAMGSAEEFQRVIEPLADKLGAAVGASRAAVDAGYAPNDYQVGQTGKVVAPELYVAIGISGAIQHLAGMKDSKVIVAINKDGDAPIFQVADFGLVADYKSAVPELMDALTAAGK from the coding sequence ATGGCCGTTCTCGTCATCGCCGATCACGACAACGCGTCGCTGAAGGACAACACACACAAGACCGTCACCGCCGCCCTGGCCCTCTCGGGCGATGTGGACGTGCTGGTCGCCGGCGCGGGCGCGAAGGGCGTGGCCGACGCCGCCGCCAAGATCGCCGGCGTCCGCAAGGTGCTGCTGGCCGAGAGCGACGAGCTGGGTCAGGGCCTGGCTGAGGCCGTCGAAGCCGTGGTGGTGCCGCTCATGGCCAACTACGACGCCGTCCTCACCCCGGCCACCTCGCAGGGCAAGAACTTCTCGCCCCGCGTGGCGGCCAAGCTGGACGTGGCGCAGATCTCCGAGATCGTCGAAGTGGTCGACGCCTCGACCTTCGTGCACCCGATCTATGCCGGCAACGCCTTGGAGACCGTCCAGTCCTCCGACGCCAAGAAGGTGATCACCGTGCGCCCCACCGCCTTCAAGGCGGCGGCCGAAGGCGGCTCGGCCTCGGTGGAGACGATCTCCGCCGGCTCCGGCGCGGCCAAGACCAAGTTCGTCGACCAGCAGCTGGTGAAGTCGGAACGTCCCGAACTCGCCGGCGCCAAGATCGTCGTCTCCGGCGGTCGGGCCATGGGCTCCGCCGAGGAATTCCAGCGGGTGATCGAACCCCTGGCCGACAAGCTCGGGGCCGCCGTCGGCGCCTCGCGCGCCGCGGTCGATGCGGGCTACGCCCCCAACGACTATCAGGTCGGCCAGACCGGCAAGGTCGTGGCTCCGGAGCTCTATGTCGCCATCGGCATCTCCGGCGCCATCCAGCACCTGGCCGGCATGAAGGACTCAAAGGTCATCGTGGCGATCAACAAGGACGGCGACGCGCCGATCTTCCAGGTCGCCGACTTCGGGCTGGTCGCCGACTACAAGAGCGCCGTGCCCGAGCTGATGGACGCCCTGACCGCCGCGGGGAAGTAG
- a CDS encoding cob(I)yrinic acid a,c-diamide adenosyltransferase produces the protein MVTLNKIYTRTGDGGATRLATGEQVSKASLRVEAYGAVDEANACLGLARLHTAADPDFDAMLARVQNELFDLGADLATPPREGETNTLRMIDSQIERLEREIDAMNAELPPLASFILPGGTAAAAALHLARTVARRAERVAVALVEAGEPVSPAAMKYLNRLSDFLFVAARHANDRGAREVFWKSGATR, from the coding sequence ATGGTCACCCTCAACAAGATCTACACGCGCACCGGCGACGGCGGCGCCACGCGGCTGGCCACCGGTGAGCAGGTGTCCAAGGCGTCCCTGCGGGTCGAGGCCTATGGCGCGGTGGACGAGGCCAACGCCTGCCTGGGCCTGGCCCGCCTGCACACCGCCGCGGATCCCGACTTCGACGCGATGCTGGCCCGGGTGCAGAACGAGCTGTTCGACCTGGGCGCCGACCTGGCGACCCCGCCCCGCGAGGGCGAGACCAACACCCTGCGGATGATCGACAGCCAGATCGAACGGCTGGAGCGCGAGATCGACGCCATGAACGCCGAGCTTCCGCCGCTGGCCTCCTTCATCCTCCCCGGCGGCACGGCCGCCGCCGCCGCCCTGCACCTGGCGCGCACGGTCGCCCGGCGGGCCGAGCGCGTCGCCGTGGCCCTGGTCGAGGCCGGCGAGCCGGTCAGCCCCGCCGCGATGAAATATCTGAACCGCCTCTCCGACTTCCTGTTCGTCGCCGCCCGCCACGCCAATGATCGCGGCGCGCGCGAGGTGTTCTGGAAGTCGGGCGCGACCCGCTAG
- a CDS encoding TetR/AcrR family transcriptional regulator, whose product MAGARKSQKEATRQRVLDAARDLFETRGYEETTVREIARHAEVSVGSVFTTFSSKGDILSQVMADRLDALYAELDRVAPHLRGSTPDRLRSLFAIHYAFETRRTRLFLAHIAAAYNWTLSPASRPYGRDPRLRQMVRDCLAEGVVRGDVDPACDLDVVIDALMASYAWTYRLAAWDEADAQAMSAVMDRHIGLISEGFRARPTA is encoded by the coding sequence ATGGCGGGGGCACGCAAATCCCAGAAGGAGGCGACGCGGCAACGCGTCCTCGACGCCGCGCGCGATCTGTTCGAGACCCGCGGCTACGAGGAAACCACCGTCCGAGAGATTGCTCGCCATGCCGAGGTCTCGGTGGGCAGCGTCTTCACCACCTTTTCCTCCAAGGGCGACATTCTCAGCCAGGTGATGGCCGACCGGCTGGACGCGCTCTATGCCGAGCTCGACCGGGTGGCGCCCCATCTGCGCGGATCCACCCCCGACCGCCTGCGCTCGCTCTTCGCCATCCACTACGCCTTCGAAACCCGCCGCACCCGGCTGTTCCTGGCCCATATCGCGGCGGCCTATAACTGGACGCTCAGCCCCGCCAGCCGGCCATACGGCCGCGATCCGCGCCTGCGCCAGATGGTCCGCGACTGCCTGGCCGAGGGCGTGGTCCGCGGCGACGTCGATCCGGCCTGCGACCTGGACGTGGTGATCGACGCCCTGATGGCCTCCTACGCCTGGACCTACCGCCTGGCCGCCTGGGACGAGGCCGACGCCCAGGCCATGAGCGCGGTCATGGACCGGCATATCGGCCTGATCTCGGAAGGCTTCCGCGCCCGTCCGACGGCTTAG
- a CDS encoding acyl-CoA dehydrogenase family protein: protein MILPDLNALLSEAAEAADLFVAATKAAVADRVSPGGRLDRAALDAEQHAAHGLAWTAAYAETLRQTAAWARHLQDEGRFGEAEALPAQLLAFEYLSQLAGGVPMNQGETFRPGDLGVSGQALEPLIDRLRSGASQAVRHRIVVLLDEARGRPSLEASGLDATLEQVRDHFHAFADEKIVPFAHGWHLRDELIPLALIEELAALGVFGLTAPEEYGGSGMGKVAMCVVSEALSRGWIGTGSLGTRSEIAAELILAHGTDDQKARFLPGIASGAIIPTAVFTEPEAGSDLGSLRTRAVREGDDWKVTGAKTWITHAARADLMTLLVRTDPKSKDHRGLSMFLAEKPRGTVEAPFPAAGMDGGEIGVIGYRGMKEYEIAFDGFAVPHANLLGGQEGQGFVQLMATFESARIQTAARAIGVAQSALDLALDYALARRQFGGPIADFPRVANKLSMMAAEILGARRLAWFAARAKDEGRRCDLEAGMAKLVAARVAWACADNAVQIHGGTGFAVEQPISRILADARILNIFEGAGEIQAQVIARRLLEGAN from the coding sequence ATGATCTTGCCAGACCTCAACGCCCTATTGTCCGAGGCCGCCGAAGCGGCCGACCTTTTCGTGGCCGCGACGAAGGCGGCGGTGGCCGACCGGGTGAGCCCGGGCGGACGCCTGGACCGCGCCGCTCTCGACGCCGAGCAGCACGCCGCCCATGGCCTGGCCTGGACCGCGGCCTATGCCGAGACCCTCCGCCAGACCGCCGCCTGGGCGCGCCACCTGCAGGACGAGGGCCGGTTCGGCGAGGCCGAGGCCCTGCCGGCCCAGCTCCTGGCCTTCGAGTATCTGAGCCAGCTGGCCGGCGGCGTTCCGATGAACCAGGGCGAGACCTTCCGGCCCGGCGACCTCGGCGTCTCCGGTCAGGCGCTGGAGCCGCTGATCGACCGCCTGAGGTCCGGCGCATCTCAGGCGGTGCGCCACCGGATCGTCGTCCTGCTGGACGAGGCGAGGGGCCGGCCCTCGCTGGAGGCCAGCGGCCTGGACGCCACCCTGGAACAGGTTCGCGACCACTTCCACGCCTTCGCCGACGAGAAGATCGTTCCCTTCGCCCACGGCTGGCATCTGCGCGACGAGCTGATCCCGTTGGCCCTGATCGAGGAGCTGGCGGCGTTGGGCGTGTTCGGACTGACCGCGCCGGAGGAATATGGCGGGTCGGGGATGGGTAAGGTGGCCATGTGCGTGGTCTCCGAAGCCCTGTCGCGGGGCTGGATCGGGACCGGCTCGCTGGGCACCCGCTCGGAGATCGCAGCCGAGCTGATCCTCGCCCACGGCACGGACGACCAGAAGGCCCGCTTCCTGCCGGGCATCGCATCGGGCGCGATCATCCCGACCGCCGTCTTCACCGAGCCTGAGGCGGGGTCGGACCTGGGCTCCCTGCGAACCCGCGCCGTCCGCGAGGGTGACGATTGGAAGGTGACCGGCGCCAAGACCTGGATCACCCACGCCGCCCGAGCCGACCTGATGACCCTGCTGGTCCGCACCGACCCCAAGTCGAAGGATCACCGCGGCCTCTCGATGTTCCTGGCGGAAAAGCCGCGCGGCACGGTCGAGGCGCCCTTCCCGGCGGCCGGCATGGACGGCGGCGAGATCGGGGTGATCGGCTATCGCGGCATGAAGGAATACGAGATCGCCTTTGACGGCTTCGCCGTGCCCCACGCCAACCTGCTGGGCGGACAGGAGGGCCAGGGCTTCGTCCAGCTCATGGCCACCTTCGAGAGCGCCCGCATCCAGACCGCGGCGCGGGCCATCGGGGTGGCGCAGTCGGCCCTGGACCTGGCGCTGGACTACGCCCTGGCGCGGCGGCAGTTCGGCGGCCCGATCGCCGACTTCCCCCGCGTGGCCAACAAGCTGTCCATGATGGCCGCCGAGATCCTGGGAGCCCGGCGGCTGGCCTGGTTCGCGGCCCGGGCCAAGGACGAGGGACGCCGCTGCGACCTTGAGGCGGGGATGGCCAAGCTGGTCGCCGCCCGCGTCGCCTGGGCCTGCGCCGACAACGCCGTCCAGATCCATGGCGGGACCGGATTCGCGGTGGAGCAGCCGATCAGCCGCATCCTGGCCGACGCCCGCATCCTCAACATCTTCGAGGGGGCCGGCGAGATCCAGGCCCAGGTCATCGCCCGGCGGCTGCTGGAAGGCGCCAACTAG